In Wenyingzhuangia fucanilytica, the following are encoded in one genomic region:
- a CDS encoding sensor histidine kinase translates to MYTKTNYKNFAKEFLFQLALGSLVFILYSYGRHDRDITFQEFVFFTNQSLGALIIGFFLLPRFFYTQKYWHFAIYTTVVLCIVVFIEEAILERIYFPTTRGRNIAAKIYDLLDVLPTILILLGAKFAWDAITQRKHTKQLELLAKESELQFLKTQINPHFLFNNLNNLYAHAIENSPKTPEFILELSNMLRYMLYDCKATFVPLAREIEQLENFINLNKLQTEGKGKVTFNTNVSENNLKIAPLIFTVFVENAFKHSTSSLSKAIDIVIGLEVDEQNQLIFTCKNNFLNTSTTQDLNKGIGLKNVQKRLNMLYPNKHSLEVSNNNQEYLITLKINLQ, encoded by the coding sequence ATGTATACAAAAACAAACTATAAAAATTTTGCCAAAGAATTCCTTTTTCAACTTGCTTTAGGAAGTCTTGTTTTTATTCTTTATTCCTACGGAAGACATGATAGAGATATTACTTTTCAGGAATTTGTTTTTTTTACCAACCAATCTTTAGGAGCATTAATTATTGGTTTTTTCTTATTACCTCGTTTTTTTTACACTCAAAAATACTGGCATTTTGCTATTTACACTACAGTAGTTTTGTGTATAGTGGTATTTATAGAAGAGGCTATTTTAGAACGCATCTATTTCCCTACTACTAGAGGAAGAAATATAGCTGCTAAAATCTATGATTTATTAGATGTACTGCCTACTATTTTAATTTTATTAGGCGCTAAATTTGCTTGGGATGCCATTACACAACGCAAGCACACAAAGCAATTAGAGTTACTTGCTAAAGAGAGTGAGTTACAATTTTTAAAAACACAGATCAATCCTCATTTTTTATTTAACAACCTAAATAATTTATATGCGCATGCCATAGAAAACTCTCCTAAAACCCCTGAGTTTATTTTAGAGTTATCTAACATGTTGCGTTATATGTTGTATGATTGTAAGGCTACTTTTGTTCCTCTTGCTAGAGAAATAGAACAGTTAGAAAACTTTATCAATTTAAATAAACTACAAACCGAGGGAAAAGGGAAAGTAACTTTTAATACTAATGTTAGCGAAAATAACTTAAAAATTGCTCCACTTATTTTTACCGTTTTTGTAGAAAATGCTTTTAAACACAGTACCTCTAGCCTTTCAAAAGCTATTGATATTGTGATTGGTTTAGAGGTTGATGAACAAAACCAATTAATATTTACTTGTAAAAATAATTTCTTAAATACCTCTACCACACAAGATTTAAACAAAGGAATTGGTTTAAAAAATGTGCAAAAAAGATTAAATATGCTATATCCAAACAAGCATTCTTTAGAAGTGAGTAATAACAATCAAGAGTATTTAATTACTTTAAAAATAAATTTACAATAG
- a CDS encoding outer membrane beta-barrel family protein has protein sequence MIKVKFNFLLLLMLSVIGYAQNKEITIGGTLTDAATKTTVPYATIVVKDNTTDEVLSGTTSNDNGFFNIKTTANNFYVEVSFMGYKTQSFKNIDTSKNVVDLGTIVLEENSQALAAVEVRAEVSKTQFKLDKKVFNVGKDIASTGVSALEVLNNVPSVNVDIEGAVSLRGSSGVQILIDGKPSVLTESGSNALGTITAEMIESIEVITNPSAKYDAEGTAGILNIILKKEEKKGLNGSVSVNTGIPDNHSVGVSMNRRTEKFNLFTQFGGGYKSYPRYNENINENKIEDSRLVSEGTSYRNEVFYNLILGTDYHIDDYNVLTLSGNIAYEIEDQPSETNYSSYLNDVLQSEWIRTEETEATNPKWQYEFNYSKEFKNNKEHILLFSALGRFFGKDLSSEFTNSTLSGTNKEKDQQTETKFQQADYTFKLDYTNPISDEYTIETGGQYVINDVGNDYEVRNYNGSDFVVDNNLTNTFDYNQKVLGLYGTGAYENDTWGVKIGARIENTDLTITNEGAKGVQNYTNLFPSAHTSYKFTDSFSLQAGYSKRIYRPRLWDLNPFISISDNYNIRAGNPDLQPEFTDSYELTSIYKIGKATMSTSVYYRYTTDVMERIAIIEYDPESKNDVTTRTPFNVGSRNTTGVEINGKYTATKWLSFNGDFNWNYFDRRGVYENQNFDFSADNWSTRLNSKISFPLDIDMELTGNYRSSNQTVQGEDSGYAFADLGLRKKMLKGRAVINFAIRDIFESRISESVIDNDRSYQYSFGQRGRFFTLGFSYGFGKGEAMTYSGKRR, from the coding sequence ATGATAAAGGTAAAGTTTAACTTTCTATTGCTTTTAATGTTAAGTGTAATAGGTTATGCACAAAATAAAGAGATAACCATTGGTGGTACACTTACCGATGCTGCTACTAAAACTACTGTCCCATATGCTACGATTGTGGTAAAAGACAACACTACAGATGAAGTACTTAGTGGAACAACATCTAATGACAATGGATTTTTTAACATTAAAACAACGGCTAATAATTTTTATGTAGAAGTTAGCTTTATGGGCTACAAAACCCAAAGTTTTAAGAATATTGATACAAGTAAAAATGTGGTGGATTTAGGAACGATTGTTTTAGAGGAAAATAGTCAAGCATTAGCAGCTGTTGAAGTAAGAGCAGAGGTTTCTAAAACTCAATTTAAATTAGATAAAAAAGTTTTTAACGTAGGTAAAGATATTGCTAGTACAGGAGTAAGTGCTTTAGAAGTGTTAAATAATGTACCCTCTGTAAATGTTGATATAGAAGGAGCTGTGAGCCTTAGAGGTAGTTCTGGAGTACAAATTTTAATTGATGGAAAACCATCTGTTTTAACAGAGTCAGGAAGTAATGCTTTAGGAACCATTACTGCAGAAATGATAGAAAGTATAGAGGTAATTACCAATCCATCTGCAAAATACGATGCAGAAGGTACTGCGGGAATTTTAAATATCATCCTTAAAAAAGAAGAGAAAAAAGGGTTAAATGGTTCTGTTTCTGTAAATACAGGAATTCCAGACAATCACAGTGTGGGAGTAAGTATGAATAGAAGAACAGAAAAGTTTAATTTATTTACGCAGTTTGGAGGAGGATATAAATCATACCCAAGATATAATGAGAATATTAATGAAAACAAAATAGAAGATAGCCGATTAGTTTCTGAAGGAACAAGCTATAGAAATGAGGTTTTTTACAATTTAATTTTAGGTACAGATTATCATATAGATGATTATAATGTATTAACCTTATCTGGAAATATTGCTTACGAAATTGAAGATCAACCTTCGGAAACCAATTATAGTTCTTATTTAAATGATGTATTACAAAGTGAGTGGATTAGAACCGAAGAAACCGAGGCAACCAATCCAAAGTGGCAATACGAATTTAATTATAGCAAGGAGTTTAAAAATAACAAAGAGCATATTTTATTATTTAGTGCTTTGGGTAGATTTTTTGGTAAAGATTTGTCATCAGAGTTTACAAATTCAACTTTATCTGGAACCAATAAAGAAAAAGATCAGCAAACAGAAACAAAGTTTCAACAAGCGGATTATACATTTAAGTTAGATTATACCAACCCTATTAGTGATGAGTATACTATAGAAACAGGAGGGCAATATGTAATTAATGATGTAGGGAATGATTACGAAGTAAGAAATTATAATGGAAGTGATTTTGTAGTAGACAATAACTTAACCAATACTTTTGATTACAATCAAAAAGTGTTAGGTCTTTATGGTACTGGTGCGTACGAAAATGATACATGGGGAGTAAAAATTGGAGCTCGTATAGAGAACACAGATTTAACTATTACCAACGAAGGTGCTAAAGGAGTACAAAACTACACCAACTTGTTTCCAAGTGCTCATACCTCTTATAAATTCACAGATAGTTTCTCGTTACAAGCAGGTTATTCTAAAAGAATTTACAGACCTCGTTTATGGGATTTAAATCCTTTTATTAGTATTAGTGATAATTATAATATACGTGCAGGTAACCCAGATTTACAGCCAGAATTTACGGATTCTTATGAGTTAACTTCTATTTACAAAATAGGAAAAGCAACAATGAGTACTAGTGTTTATTACAGATATACTACCGATGTAATGGAACGTATTGCTATTATAGAATACGATCCGGAATCTAAAAACGATGTCACTACAAGAACTCCTTTTAATGTGGGGAGTAGAAATACTACAGGTGTTGAAATCAACGGAAAATATACAGCTACAAAATGGTTGAGTTTTAACGGAGATTTTAACTGGAATTATTTTGATAGAAGAGGAGTTTACGAAAATCAAAATTTTGATTTTTCTGCAGACAATTGGAGTACTCGTTTAAATTCTAAAATTAGTTTTCCGTTAGATATAGATATGGAATTAACAGGAAATTACAGATCTTCTAATCAAACAGTGCAAGGAGAAGATTCTGGTTATGCTTTTGCAGATTTAGGATTGAGAAAAAAAATGTTAAAAGGAAGAGCCGTAATCAATTTTGCTATTAGAGATATATTTGAATCTAGAATTAGTGAAAGTGTTATTGATAATGATAGATCTTATCAATATAGTTTTGGTCAAAGAGGACGTTTTTTTACCTTAGGATTTAGCTATGGTTTTGGTAAGGGTGAAGCGATGACTTATTCAGGAAAAAGAAGATAA